In Saccharothrix syringae, the following are encoded in one genomic region:
- a CDS encoding flavin reductase family protein gives MSEHAAPDHPLPRGPALPGSALPGSALPGSARPGPARPDPPPPTRTNGPTNGPTDLRPTDLRAAMSRFATGVTVITTGGRHCHGMTANAFTSVSLTPPLIACCVATTAHMHEAITRQGEFAVSVLGAGQEHLARHFTDRTRPRGAAQFERVPHHPATRVDAPLLTGAAAWLECRLATRHRAGDHTIFLGEVLTTACADGPGALLFHGGGYHALAHRATR, from the coding sequence ATGTCGGAGCACGCCGCGCCCGACCACCCATTACCCCGCGGCCCAGCGCTGCCCGGCTCAGCGCTGCCCGGCTCAGCGCTGCCCGGCTCAGCGCGACCCGGCCCAGCGCGGCCCGACCCGCCGCCGCCGACCCGGACCAACGGCCCGACCAACGGCCCGACCGACCTGCGCCCGACCGACCTGCGCGCGGCCATGAGCCGGTTCGCCACCGGCGTCACGGTGATCACCACCGGCGGCCGGCACTGCCACGGGATGACCGCGAACGCGTTCACCTCGGTCTCCCTCACCCCGCCGCTGATCGCCTGCTGCGTGGCCACCACCGCCCACATGCACGAGGCGATCACCAGGCAGGGCGAGTTCGCCGTGTCCGTCCTCGGCGCCGGCCAGGAGCACCTGGCCCGCCACTTCACCGACCGCACCCGCCCGCGCGGCGCCGCCCAGTTCGAGCGCGTGCCCCACCACCCGGCCACCCGCGTCGACGCACCGCTGCTGACCGGCGCGGCGGCCTGGCTGGAGTGCCGCCTCGCCACCCGCCACCGGGCCGGCGACCACACGATCTTCCTCGGCGAGGTGCTGACCACCGCGTGCGCCGACGGCCCCGGCGCCCTGCTGTTCCACGGCGGCGGCTACCACGCCCTGGCGCACCGAGCGACCCGCTAG